A DNA window from Desulfurobacterium indicum contains the following coding sequences:
- a CDS encoding ArsR/SmtB family transcription factor, with translation MVLTQELRMKAEVIKVLGHPERLAILMLLSDGEKCVKDLKEALGISQPKVSQHVGIMKELGILNFRKEGTKVLYSIGDDRIRKFLDIFVLD, from the coding sequence ATGGTTCTCACGCAGGAACTTAGAATGAAAGCCGAAGTAATCAAAGTCCTCGGACATCCGGAGAGGCTCGCAATCCTGATGCTTCTTTCTGACGGTGAAAAATGTGTAAAAGACCTAAAAGAAGCTCTTGGCATTTCTCAGCCAAAGGTTTCTCAGCACGTTGGTATCATGAAGGAGCTGGGAATCCTTAACTTCAGAAAAGAGGGAACAAAAGTTCTCTACTCTATTGGAGACGACAGAATAAGAAAATTCCTTGATATCTTTGTTCTTGACTGA